A region of the Roseiflexus sp. RS-1 genome:
CGTTCGTACATAAACTGGAGATAGGCGTCGTCGTCCCAGGTATCGCGGTATTCAGCATTGGGAACAGGAATGAGCCGCGCAGAATCGGAACCGCGCAGGCGTATGCGGCGCACACGGTCGATGCCGGCGCCGAATGGCGGGTCGATGTAGATCAGATTGATGCGCTGTCGATACCCGTTCGCCAGAAGCCAGGTCAGCGCGGCGAGGTTCTCGCCGTGGATCAACATATTCGGACCGGTTGCACCCGATCGTTCCACTTCGATAGCGGGCGGGACGGTGAGCGGCGCTGGCAATCGCTTTCCGTTCCATGTGAGCAGGGCGCGTCCCGCAGGCGGCGACAGGCGGATAACGGGTGGTGTGTCCATAGCAGAACCGTGGTCAGGCGCGAGCCGCGCTATGGTCGAGCCATCTCAACGGCACGCAGCGCAATGATGCACACGAACATACAGGCGAAGGCATACATCCATCCCTGGGATCGCGGCTCACGGTTGCGCGCCGAGGAGTGGGCAATCGGAATGGTAAGCAGTGCGATAATGCCATAGAGGATATGCATTTCCGGGCGGAGCGGCAGCAGCCCACGTACCAGCAGTATCACACCGAGGACGCATTCCGACAGCACGAGCAGCACCCCGATCGCCATGCCACTGCGGAGCCATACTCCAACCGGATGCCGCAACAGACCCAGGATCAGCGCCCAAAGCGCCAGCACGCTAAAGACCAGGAGAATGGTAAAGAGCAGATTCGCATGCAAACGCAGAATATGTTCCATAGCGCCAGGATTGTACCCTAGATAGATCGCACAGGCAATTCTATTGTACCGATAGACAGCAGCATACGATTGCAGGTTGTTGCGGTACGATGGATCAAAACGCGACCGGATGCAAACGAACAGTAGAGAAGTTTATGAACTCCAATCTCATCGATGAAGCGCGCAACCGCGCAATGGACGTGCTCTCCCGTTGTTACACACCGCATGGCTTTCGCGCTTCGGCGCTCGCGGCGGGCTACCCGCAGATCTGGGCGCGCGACAACGGCATCATGATGCTGGGCGTCGTTGCCAGCGGCGATCCCGCCCTGATCGCGTGCAGTCGCGCAGCGCTCGAAACCCTGGGCGCAGCGCAATCGCGGCGTGGGCTTATCCCGCTCAATATTAACCCCGACACCGGCTATATCAGCACGGAGAACGCCGGTGCAGCCGACTCGAATCTGTGGTTCATTCTGGGGCATTACCTGCACTACTGCGCCACCGGTGACGCTGCTTTCGTGCAGGCGCACTGGAAGGAGATCGACAGGGCGATGGTATGGCTCGAATACCAGGATATGAACGAGTGCGGGTTGATCGAAATTCCGGAGGCGGGCAACTGGATGGACCTGCTGGCGGTGCGTTACAACACGCTGTACGACAATGTGCTGTACTACGCAGCGGCGCTGGCGCATGAACAACTCCGCACCCTGGTGGCGCCGGAGATGCCGGCGCATCGGTTGACGATTGACGCTGCTGGTATTCACGAACGCATCAATCTGCTGTTCTGGATCGACCGCTGCTGGGTCGCCGAGCATTTTGCCGCTCATCTCGAACGTCTCAAGGCGATGCGGCTGGAATGGTTCATGCTGTACCACAATATCGGCATGATCTCCAGCCGACCGTTCTATCTGCCATGGGTCGCCTTCCGCGAATTTGGCGACTGGTGCGACAGTCTCGCCAATCTGCTCGCCATTTTGACCGGCGTGGCGGATGGGCATCGCACGGAACACATTCTGCGCTTCATGTACCAGGTCGGCATGGCGGAACCCTACCCGACGAAAGCCATTCACCCGCCGATCTATCCGGGCGAAGCGCACTGGCGCGAGTACTACCGCAGTCGGACGCTCAATCTGCCGCACCAGTACCACAACGGCGGCATCTGGCCCATGATCGGCGGCTTCCACGTGGCGGCGTTGGTGCGCCATCGCTGGCACAATCAGGCGGAGCGATTGCTCCGGTCGCTGGCAGAGTGCGTCTATCAGGGATTGCACTGCGACTGGGAGTTCAACGAATGGATGCACGGAGAAAGCGGTCATCCGATGGGGTATGCGCAGCAGGGTTGGTCGGCTGCAATGTATCTGTACGCCGACAACACGGTGCGAACCGGGCGGATGCCGCTGTTTGATCAACTGCTGGCGGTCAAGCCAGCAGCAGCAGTGTCGGCGGAGGTAAACGACGCCTATGTCCGCCCTGGCGGGGGACCGGTCTAAAGATGTTCCGGCAGTGAACCGTTGCCTCAGTCGCCGAAGACAATCCCCAGATCGCGCGCTGTCAGCATGGTATCCGAGTCGAGCGGAACGGTTTTCATACGCCGGGTCGCTTCTTCGAGCGGCACATACCGCACCGTCGGCGGGTCGAGCGCCACCATCACGCCAGACTGCCCCTCTTCGAGCGCGCGCACGGCAGCGGCGCCGAAGCGCAGCGCCAGCAGGCGGTCGAATGTGGTTGGCGTGCCGCCGCGCAGCAGGTGCCCCAGAACGACAACGCGCGTTTCTTTGCCGGTCAGCGCCTCGATCTCACGCGCCACTCGTTCGCCGATGCCTCCCAGACGCTCGGCGCGACCGGCTTCTCTAGGGGCAATCAGCGAGACGCTGCCTTCAATCGGACGGGCGCCTTCAGCGACGACGACGATCGAGTATGGTCGCCCTTCGGCTTCACGGCTTTTGATCTTAGCGGCAACCTTATGGATGTCGTAGGGAATTTCGGGAATAAGGATAACATTCGCCGTTCCGGAAACCCCGGCGTTGAGCGCAATCCATCCCGCATAACGCCCCATGACCTCAACTACCATGACTCGCTGGTGCGCTTCGGCGGTTGTGTGCAGGCGATCGATCGCTTCCGTCGCAAAGGCGACCGCCGTATCGAACCCGAAGGTCGCCACCGTTCCGTCCAGGTCGTTGTCGATCGTTTTGGGGACGCCGATCACGCGCACCCCTTTACGTGCCAGCGCCGCTGCGATCTCCATCGAGCCGTCGCCGCCGACCGAGATCAGGGCATCGATACCGTAGACTGCGAGACCATTCACAATCTCGTCGGTGCGGTCGCGCTCGATCACGGCGCCGTCAGGCAGTTTTGTAGGATAGCGCAGGGGATTCCCACGATTCGTTGTTCCGATGATCGTGCCGCCCAGGGGTGTAATGCCGCGCACCGTTTCGCGGGTCAGCGGGATCACGCCGCCCCGTGGATATTCTTTCGGTGAGAGAATGCCGTTGAAGCCATCGCGGATGCCATAGCATTCCCAGCCGCGGTGAAGCGCACTCAGCACAACCGCGCGGATAACGGCGTTGAGCCCCGGAGCATCACCGCCGCCAGTGCAGATGGCAATGCGCAATCGTGAGGTCGAAGGGATCGTCATAGTGTTGCGTTCCTCTCTTCTCCTGAACCCGTTTGCCCATCAGCATGACCTGAAAAATACGACGCGCCGTCGCACCTGAGACGCGACAGCGCGTAGACGGCATCGACCCTGTGCCCCGCCTTCTCTGGCATACATGCCTCGGCGCTTACACCGGTCAAGGGATGAGGCGCGCCCCATCCCCGGGTACGGACATCGGGTGCAAACGTATGGTTAGACCGGCAGATCGACCACCTTGATGGCGTCTTTGCCGCCATACATATCCCACCAGGGTTTCGCGCCTTTGTCCAGCACTTCATTCAGCGCGGTGATATTCTGCACACCGCGGTCGTTGAGCCATGCCTCGAGCGCGTCATACCCCTCGCGTGCATAGACAGGGATGCCATCCTGCCAGGTTGCACGTCCGCACAGAACCCCGGCGAAGCGTGATCCGGCTTCGGCTGCCATTTCGAGCGACTCGCGGAATACCTCATCGGTCACACCGGCGCTCAGGTAGATGAACGGCTTGGTGGCGGCATCCGACGCTTCGCGGAACAGTTTCAGCGCCTCCTGGCGAGTGTATGCTTCCTGTCCGCCGAAGGCTTTGGTGCCCGACACGAACTTCATGTTGACCGGCACTTCGACTTTCAGCACATCGACGCCGTATTTCGGCTTGGAGAGTTCTTCCATATAGGCGGCGACATACTTTGGCTTGACTTTGGCAAACTCGAAACTCTTCTCATCGCCAATGTTGTCATCGTATGCCAGCGGTTCGAGGAAGAAGGGAACATCAAGCCCCTTGCACTCCGCGCCGACGCGCTCGAGGAACGCATGTTTACGCGCCAGAATGTCCGGCTCGTCGAACGGGTTGTAGTAAATCAGGATTTTGATGGCATCTGCACCGGCCTGGATCAGGCTGTAGACGCTCCAGTTGTCGAGCAGGTCTGGCAGGCGCCCCTTGATCGTAGCATCATACCCGGTCTTCTCATACGACATCAGCACGCCAGCATTTGGCGCTTTGTGCTGAAGGGCAGGCAACCCGTACTCCGGATCCATCAGGATCGCTGAAGCGTGCTTCGTCAAAACCTTCGTGACCGCTGTTTTGAACAGGGTCAGATCGTCGCTGGTCGCCGTTCCGCCTTCACCGCGCGCTTTGGCGATCGCCTTCTTGAGCGAGCCGCGCTGGTCCATCGCCGCTGCTGCGATGACGCCGCGTTCATTGGCACACTTATTGATGCCATTGAATTTGCCGCGTGTCATTGTGACCGTGGCCATTGTCAACCTCCTTCAGTACAAGAACATCGGCTTGCCAAGCGGGTGTTTGACCCGCGGCCGGTAGTTCTCTGCGTCGTATAACTCTTCGACATCAACCCGTTTGACTCCCTGCACGCAGGTATCGACCGGGACGGTGGTGTACTGCCCGTTTTGGAGCGCCACCATGCGCCCGCTGTGTCCCTGGAGCAGTTGATCGACCGCCAGGTTACCGTAACAGATGGCGACCATCCGGTCGAGCGAGTCGGGTGCGCCAGCGCGCATCAGATATGACAGTTGCTGGTAGACGATGTCGATGCCGGTGATCTTCTTGATCGCCTCACCGGTGATCATGCCGATGCCGCCGAGTTTCCGGTGCCCATAGGCGTCTTCCTGCCCATATTCGACCACCTGCCCGCCGATCATCGACGCGCCTTCCGAGATGACGCAGATCGAATAATTGCTGGGGTTGCGTCGGCGGTCTTCCACCAGGAAGCGCGCCAGTTTCTCAACGTCGAACGGCACTTCGGAGATGACAGCACGATCAACGTCCGCCAGGTATGCCGAGATCAGCGCCGTTTCCCCCGAATTGCGCCCGAACAGTTCAATCACGGCAATCCGCTCGTGCGAACCGGTCGGCGTGCGCAGGGCGTTGAGAAAGTCAACACTGCGGGTGACCGCGGTTGAGAACCCGATGCAGTAGTCAGTGCCGAACACGTCGTTGTCCATCGTTTTAGGGATAGCGATGACCCGCACTCCCTCGCGGTGCATGCGAACTGCGTAGGAGAGCGTGTCGTCGCCGCCGATTGGAACAAGCGTGTCGATGCCGAGATGCTCCAGCACACGCAACACATGCGGCGTGCAGTCAGCGGTTTTCTTTTCGCCGGTGAGTTCGAACTTGCCCTTGAGAAATTCGGGCATCTCCTTCTCGCGCACCCGCTGCGGGTTCGTGCGTGATGTGTGCAGGTGCGTTCCACCGTACCGGTCAATCGTGCGCACATCCGCCTTGGTGAGCGGTTGTACCCATTCCGACGCGCTCTCCGGGTCGTCCGGGTTGTAGTACAGCAAACCGGCCCACCCGCGCCGAATGCCGATGACCTCGATCCCGGCGTCGTTTGCGCGATTTACTACCGCCTTGATGCATGGATTCAAGCCGGGAACATCACCGCCGCCGGTCAGAATACCAATGCGCATAGCCTTTCTCCTCGCTAAACCAAGCAGTGCCTTTCACATCCAGTTATGGACGGTGTGTGATTCACAGCGCTTGCCAGATTACGCACATCCGCGCGGAGATCAACAGGAATCAACCCAAAGTCTTAAGTAAGTTCGGCGCATGCCGCGATGATGCGGAGCAATGTCACAGTCGCGCGATCTGGCTGATAACGTGTTGTGTGTGCAGTGCGATCCTGCCACTATTGTATCCATGGCTTAACCATCTGCGGTTATCAGGTTCCAAACAGCGCGTAAATATATCACAACCTTTGCCGGTTGGCGGATGCCGTTGATATAATAGCACAGGAGTCGTCGCGCAGGATTGCTATGCACCGACTATTATACATCTGTCAGACGGTCTTGCATGTTCTGCTCTTGATCGTGATTGGCCTGTGGTTGGACGTTTCCCTGGTTTCCGCCACGGTTCAGTCTGATCCCCCTGACCTGTCAGTGTACGAGTCCTGGTTGCGCGAGGCATTTGCTGCCGCTCAGCGCGGCGACCGCATCGGTCTCGAAGAGGTCGCCGGTCGTCTGACGGCAGTGACGGCGGTTCGTTTCCCTGATGG
Encoded here:
- a CDS encoding tagatose 1,6-diphosphate aldolase; amino-acid sequence: MATVTMTRGKFNGINKCANERGVIAAAAMDQRGSLKKAIAKARGEGGTATSDDLTLFKTAVTKVLTKHASAILMDPEYGLPALQHKAPNAGVLMSYEKTGYDATIKGRLPDLLDNWSVYSLIQAGADAIKILIYYNPFDEPDILARKHAFLERVGAECKGLDVPFFLEPLAYDDNIGDEKSFEFAKVKPKYVAAYMEELSKPKYGVDVLKVEVPVNMKFVSGTKAFGGQEAYTRQEALKLFREASDAATKPFIYLSAGVTDEVFRESLEMAAEAGSRFAGVLCGRATWQDGIPVYAREGYDALEAWLNDRGVQNITALNEVLDKGAKPWWDMYGGKDAIKVVDLPV
- a CDS encoding amylo-alpha-1,6-glucosidase — its product is MNSNLIDEARNRAMDVLSRCYTPHGFRASALAAGYPQIWARDNGIMMLGVVASGDPALIACSRAALETLGAAQSRRGLIPLNINPDTGYISTENAGAADSNLWFILGHYLHYCATGDAAFVQAHWKEIDRAMVWLEYQDMNECGLIEIPEAGNWMDLLAVRYNTLYDNVLYYAAALAHEQLRTLVAPEMPAHRLTIDAAGIHERINLLFWIDRCWVAEHFAAHLERLKAMRLEWFMLYHNIGMISSRPFYLPWVAFREFGDWCDSLANLLAILTGVADGHRTEHILRFMYQVGMAEPYPTKAIHPPIYPGEAHWREYYRSRTLNLPHQYHNGGIWPMIGGFHVAALVRHRWHNQAERLLRSLAECVYQGLHCDWEFNEWMHGESGHPMGYAQQGWSAAMYLYADNTVRTGRMPLFDQLLAVKPAAAVSAEVNDAYVRPGGGPV
- a CDS encoding 6-phosphofructokinase, producing the protein MRIGILTGGGDVPGLNPCIKAVVNRANDAGIEVIGIRRGWAGLLYYNPDDPESASEWVQPLTKADVRTIDRYGGTHLHTSRTNPQRVREKEMPEFLKGKFELTGEKKTADCTPHVLRVLEHLGIDTLVPIGGDDTLSYAVRMHREGVRVIAIPKTMDNDVFGTDYCIGFSTAVTRSVDFLNALRTPTGSHERIAVIELFGRNSGETALISAYLADVDRAVISEVPFDVEKLARFLVEDRRRNPSNYSICVISEGASMIGGQVVEYGQEDAYGHRKLGGIGMITGEAIKKITGIDIVYQQLSYLMRAGAPDSLDRMVAICYGNLAVDQLLQGHSGRMVALQNGQYTTVPVDTCVQGVKRVDVEELYDAENYRPRVKHPLGKPMFLY
- a CDS encoding 6-phosphofructokinase, which translates into the protein MTIPSTSRLRIAICTGGGDAPGLNAVIRAVVLSALHRGWECYGIRDGFNGILSPKEYPRGGVIPLTRETVRGITPLGGTIIGTTNRGNPLRYPTKLPDGAVIERDRTDEIVNGLAVYGIDALISVGGDGSMEIAAALARKGVRVIGVPKTIDNDLDGTVATFGFDTAVAFATEAIDRLHTTAEAHQRVMVVEVMGRYAGWIALNAGVSGTANVILIPEIPYDIHKVAAKIKSREAEGRPYSIVVVAEGARPIEGSVSLIAPREAGRAERLGGIGERVAREIEALTGKETRVVVLGHLLRGGTPTTFDRLLALRFGAAAVRALEEGQSGVMVALDPPTVRYVPLEEATRRMKTVPLDSDTMLTARDLGIVFGD